Genomic segment of Populus nigra chromosome 6, ddPopNigr1.1, whole genome shotgun sequence:
TTAATGATCTAAAGACAAAATGCAATGGAGCTACAAGAGGACTGCTTGAATTGTCAATGCTATAATCTTAAATTCAAATCATTCATTGAGGAGAGGAGTTCCACAAAAGCTCCTCAAAGACCATGaatgacaaaataaaagatattctATTCAAATTATGGGGCACGTCAGATAAAACATCCTGTTTTCCAGTTTCAAAAGAGCTGGGAACCCACAGTGATACTGTTTTGATAGTGGTCGGAACTATTCTAACCAAAAAAAATGGGAAATGGGAAATAAAATCCACAACCAGTGTAAACCAAACATCAAATTACAGACAATATATCAAAACTTCAAAAGCTTCCCACcatcaaaacaacaataattttcaagaaaaaaaatcttaagtaTTAGGATTCTTTATTCATTCAAATGAGTAAGGTAATCAATAAAACTTGTTCCAGATCTCATACTTTCTCAGCAAACAAATCAATTACTAAAAAAACTTCTTCAGCAAAGAGTAATATTAAGAACAGCTTTGCAGTCCCATTACTAAGAAACTACATATCCAAAGCAGAAAAAGAAACCGAAAAACAATACCCTTATCCCACATTGTCTTAGCAACCAAACAgatcaaacacacacaaaagcaacaaaaaccaaaaatttttttcaaaaaattgattaacTAAACAGATATCCCACAAACTAAAACATACTGaaggtttctctctctctcacgagATATAGTTTGTGACTAAGGAAACACGAAGCAAGAAATAAGTGAAAGTTACCTTCAAGATGCAAGGAGAGCCCCGATGACGAATACCGAGGTACTGCTGCGGCGTTATGGGAAGGAGGAAGAGAGTCTTCTTCAGGTATATAAGCAGTCTAGGGTTTGCGCCTGCCAGCCACTATTTTGTTAACAACTTAACGGGCCGCTCTACTGGGTCCATTTTTAGGTGTATGAAATAGAAGGCCCATCACGTTTTTTGGGCGGGGGAATAAGAAGCCCACTACGTTTTTCCCTTACTTCAatcgttattttgttttttttttttcctttacaattttgttttaatagaaTCAATCTTCTGACGaggtgagtgaaatttttgttAATGGATATGGATAAAACAGGTGCAGATCATGTTATTAAACCTCGTCTTGCCAAATCTATCTAGTAGATTAATACggtaatttattaatataaaatctaGTTAGAAATGTAAGTTTATCACAAGTTTTAAGTGACAtgataaaaacttgatttgatttttttaaaataatattttttatttttttaattttaaaattatataattttggatTGATTCAGGTTTAGAATcaagattaataaatttgatgcaaattaaccctaaaaaaaagagagatttagCTTGTTAAGCTAAGGTGAAACCAATTGTTGGcccttaaaatttttgtttccgTATTTAaaggtataatataaataaagttaCAGAGTTTTGTATTATTAAAGTCATGTTTAGTTAGTGTTTTAATgcagaaaaacaaatataataaaaatataaacttatttagttggagagaagaaaacataaaaataaatttacctatataataattttagaatgaatttctatattttttaaaaaaattcatagaatatgtcttcaaaaacaatttttatttttatttttattatttgtcttttttatccCGGGACAGTAATAAAACACAACCTAGCAATCTAGTGGACAAATTTATTACCTTTTTGGTgcattaatattacattttataaaattaaaagatttagtttttatttgcatgccactaaaatataatttagtaaTTCTAGAAACAAGCTTCAGAAAAGAATGGCAATCCCGAATGCAAGAGCTAGCTTCTGGACGTGGTGGCTCAGAAGTTCTTGCTTTCAGCTATCTTAGAGATCATGAAGGTCAAAGTCAGTCTCAGCTTTATTAACTAGTTTAGTCATCTCTTCTAGCAAGTTATTCAACTCTAAATATATATCAGTTATTCTGGGATGGGTTCTCTCGCCAGCCATAAAAGTGTGAACTTTGTCCTTAATTTCGATCCAACTCTTGCCCCTCTCCTTCAAGATCTCACTCCCTTTGAGGGACTTTCTTGCTTTTGCAGCTTCCTCCCACTTTTTACTAGCAGCGTATGTGTTTGCTAGTAGAACATAGTTTCCTCCACGGTCAGGTTCCATCTCGAACAAGTTCTTAGCTGCAATCTCAGCTAATTCAAGATTCCCATGAATCCTGCAAGAGGCCAAAAGTGATCCCCACATTGAAGCAGTAGCAGCAAATGGCATTTTCGTCATCAACTCATGAGCTTCATGAACCAGTCCTCCCCTGCCAAGAATATCAACCATGCATGAATAATGAAGGACATTTGGTGACACGTTGTGCTCTCTTGTCATAAGGTCGAAATAGCTTCGTCCCTTGTCCACCAAACCTACATGAACACATGCGGATAATACTGCAACATAAGTCACTTCATCCGGCTGCATACCCGTCTGCTGCATTTCCTCGAATAAATTCATTACTTCCGAAGAGCAAGCATGTTTAGCAAGCCCGGAAATTATAGCATTCCACAAGACAACATTCTTTCTCTCTATATTACAAAACACAACATAAGCCTCTTCTATGCTACCACATTTGGCATACATGTCTACAAGAGCGGAAGCAACAAAATTATTCGGACCAAAACCAGTTCTACAAACAATAGCATGCACCTGCCTCCCTTCAATCAAAGCTGCCAACCCTGCACAAGCCCTAATAATGGATGATATCATAAACTGATTATTTTCAAGCCCCATTTCCTTCCCTCTAGCAAACAACACCAAGCCCTCTTCATAAAGCTCATTTTGCACAAACCCTGCCACTATTGAACTCCACGTAACATCATTCCTCTCAGGCATCCCTTCAAAAACACAACTTGCATCTTCAATCGACCCACATTTTGCATAAACATCAATCAATGCAGTACCCACAAAAACATCAGCATCCACTACAGCCTTGATAGCAAAAGCATGCAACTGCCTACAGAAAAAGACGTCACCTTTAGCAGCACAAGCACAAACAACACTAGAAACCGTGAATTCACTGCATGGGCTTCCTTCTCTTTGCATTTCCAAGAAAATGTCGATAGCCTTTTCCTCCTCTCCATTCTGTACACAAGTACCGATCATTATATTCCATGAAACCATACTTCTCTCAGGTATTTCATCAAACACCTTACAAGCACGACGAATTAGACCACATTTCGAGTACATATTCATCAACATATTTGATGTTAAGGTATCTGTTTCTAACCCCAATCGAATCACTTGTCCATGGCAGGCCTTCCCTGTAATGGGTTCTCGATTTTTTGCACAGAATTGTAGTAAAGGATGCAACTTTAATACTTTGGTGGCGTCAAAGAAAAAGTCTTGTTGAGTTATAATTTCAGGTTTTTTGGTAGCGTTACCTAAGGAACAGAAGTGTTTAcgataaacaataaaattttcacTGAATCTCTTCTTGTTGCAAAAGATCCTAAATGTATTCATGTCCTAGCGAGGGATGTTTGTTCATTTCTTTCTTGGGGACAGACTTGTTTTCTCAAGTCTTGGCAAGGAAAGGCAGATAGTGCTTGAATAGGCCTTAAGGCCTTTTAAAATGTGCTTCAATTATAATTGTTATGGACAATTGCAAGGAATTTGAATGAAACTCggttatttgaaaatatagttacgattgttttttaaagtattttttatttaaaaatatattaaaataatattattttaatttttaaaaattatttttgatactgtaaatcaaaataatttaaaaatatcaataaaaaaattaaaatgtttttaaaatataaaaataaggattttCATTATCAAGAAAGTAGATGAAATAATGTGTGAAAAGAATCTCGTTGACATGGAATTGCATGTCATTGTAGGTAGCAAGTTGATGTTAGCTGGTTCAAAAAGCTCcccatgatgatgatgatgatgatggagaCTGTGACATGAGTGAGGACAGACCCAGATTGTCATCCTCCTGGCATGTAAAATCAAGCAGGAGAGGTACAAAAGAAGGCAAAAATCTGCAGATTCACAAAGGCACAAATCTTGTGGACCCTCGTGTTCTTACACTGAAAATTACATGACCAAGGCTCTCACCGGCTTTAATTTTTCAACTCCCCACTTACAAAAATCATCAGTTAAGCTGCTTTATCTTCTGGAAGGGGATGTCTTTTCACAGAATCATCACCGCAATCTAAACTGAAAGCCACTAGCAAGGGGCCAAACAAGAGATAttccagccagccagccagccagccgcATCATTTATCCTCGCCCCATCATCTCTTTCCTATGCCTTGCTTTACCGAGCTGTGCCTTTCATACTACCAGTTTGCGGTGGCAGGTATCTCGTGCTTTTTGTGTGGCTGGGACAGTGATAACACCACAATGCTTTGGGAAAAGTGTGGTCAGGTTTTGCTACGTTTTTTCCCtttggattttattaaaaaaaaaaaaaaacaacaaatagtATGTAATTTTAGCTCATGTAGAGATGatgtttcattttaaattttgattttaattaaaaaatatttaaaaaataatcagcaCTACATTTCCAAACAATATCTAAAACGATCGACATACAAAACTTTAGAGTAAATATCTGGCTTAAAATCAAACAGGATCCACATGTAAACATTAAACCAGTTTTTTCAAGGATCTGTTTTATTTTctggaaaagagagagagagagaggctgaATCTGTGCATAAAGTTAAAGAATATGAGCACTACAACGATCActtgaattatttttggattggtCTTCTCATTTCCCTTTTCACCTTTTTTCTGCATAGAATCCATTTAGTGGAAACCACCATTTGCTACCCACTTCTCGTTGGAGGCATCCTCTGCCCTAGTTTTTCAAGATGCTCATGGAGCATAAATCTTATCCGATATTGACCAgaaaaaatctgaggagaaaATCAGATTTTGCAATTAGTCAAACCATCTCACCATAAACTTGATTCAGGGTTGGTTTGACtttgtataaaatttatatCCTGCGTTAGAAGAGTTAACACAAAttaccatatattttttaaaaatataaaaatttgtgtagttttgataaaaacaaaataaaattaaaaaaaatctagaagtttttttattaaattttaatgagtTAATCCAAGTTTTTAACCGAATCacatttttaatttccttttcttttattttttactcgaGGACCAGCCTTGACTGACTCGCTGAGTCCTTCCAGTTATATTCTAGTAAAAAATCAAAGTGAGAAGAGACAAGATTGACAAACTTTTTCGTTACAGTACAGTTCAGGTATATATGGAGGAGAATCAGAATAGAGTTATACCCTTATTAAGAACAGAAGGACAACGTCATTTttctcactttaatttttagGGTAGGAATTCTGAAGCGTGGTTCATTAAAGGCACGGTGATGGGATAACAGGTCTGAGTGTAGTAGCTCCTAAGACGCCGACGGAGGCCCCTGTTCCCCTCCCAATGGACACGGTGAGGTCCAAAACTTTGTGAATGAACACGAAGAAACAGGTGCAGATTGACCCCTGCACTAGACATGAAAGATTCAATTAGGATATGGAAGTTAAATGGAACCAGTGGTTGGCCCATGATTCTTTGTTTCCATGTCTATTTTGTCTCAAGGCAATGGCCTTCTGCTCTTGCTGGatgattttcttccttttttacaattaataatgCATAGATAAATTCATAGCTTCTGGGTGGTGTTTTGTAAAAGAACtgacaaatatataaaagatagaGATCTTATTTGACTGCCGAGATAGGGATATACAAAATATACGTATCTTAAAaggtgtgtgtgtataaattattctaaattcgTTAAAATCGGTGgttgtaataataaaaagtcattATCAAAAACCATTAATGGAAGAATATCTTTGAAGAGCATTTCACTTGTGAATTTAGTGTtcgttttgattaattttatgggcctgaagttaacaatcatgtgAGCTTTTAGTGACTCTAAAAAGACTCAAActtataatcaataaaaatcaaacttgtATGTTCGGCAGTGTGGTAGCAggtacttttcaaataacttttcgtactGAAATgcatgtaaataatattttttatttttaaaaaattattttttacattagcacatcaaaacgatccaaaacatacaaatcatattaaattttaacaaaaaaacaaaaattaaatgttttagaaacataatttacaccgcgttcccaaacaattttaaaatctaaccaaTTAAGCAACCCTTCAAATTAATCTaacttatatcttttttaaaaaaaaaaaaataaaaaaaaaatctaacttatatctttttttttttttttttttttgattcacgtggggtgtccgggccagcttgcgcgcaccacgactattccccacggctcactggacatcctgcaagcccaggggcaggttaggcaccgcgggggtgacaggcgtgcacatagagggtcgaacccggaacgggggcggaacaagtcacacggttgaccacagcagctaggccctcaagtgcaaTCTAACTTATATCTTAATTGCATCGGTTATTGTCATAGTCAAAAGAAAGTGGAAAATGAACTTCATGATTAGGCAAGACCACTCCACTCGTATCGACCTTGCAATCGACATGATTTGCCCTAGCCTAAGTTTTCATTGCAGGTTGGTTAATGGAGCTTTAAGAAAGGAGTGACAAGACATCGGGGAAATTGTTCTTTTCTATCAACCATCTACACTATGATTCTAGCTCTATCCGGTGTAGCTTGTTAAAGAAATCTCTTGTTATTTGtcaatttgtatttaattaggCAATCAGCTTCAATAATCATGAAATTATGCAAAAgcatcttttccttttcaaagtGACATCATATCGAACTTTTCTCACTTTTGATTTATTCTCAAACCCCATTTCTTTAATCCAATTTGAATATGAAGATCATCATTCCCGGAGTACATTTCAACAAAATcccatttttttattcaccGTCAAAatccccccctttttttccattcgaattatcaaaataaatccaAAGAAAGGTGTAAAATCCATGGTTAATATCAAACTCGATTTAAGTCGATTCAAGAAGAAACCAATATATTCTCTAATTCACCCAAATTGACCTTTATTTTGGAAAACAGATTCaaattgatgtcattttaaCCTTTTAATTGAGTCCAATCGATCCAAATTAACCAGAAGGAACTCATCATGGCTCCATCATCGGCCAGGATTAATTACTGTGGTAAAAACACAATGGAAATGACTTCTTTTCTATGCTACGCTGCTCTCATTCATCAACTGTTCAAGTCGAACAAGCAAATTTAATAGTAGTTGATGGATCACATGAGCTGATGTACAAAGGATCACACAGCCTAATTTCAAGTCTACCTCCCTTCACCAACTATACAAGCAGCCACTCCTGCAAAATTCCTTCCATTCCATGCCTTCCTTTGGTATCCATCAACCACTCAAAAAGTAGAGGTCACTACCAAGGAAAAGGTAAATGAGAAGGAtaaatttttacactttgaAACTAGGGTCCTGATCACTCTCTCCTGATTCCTTCAAAATCCCACCATTCTTTTGACCGAAAGAGCCTTCTGCTTCAGCATCGAAGCTAGCATGGACACTGTACAGAACATATACAAGCACAGCAAGAGCTGAAAAGAAGACGAACCGCACATAGGATGGACCACCAAGAGACCCCAACAAGAATATGTTCAAGAAGATAGATACACACGGTATCCATGGCATCAATGGAACACCCCAAAATTCAGGCTTTCTTGCTTGTGGCACCAAGCAATGAAAGAGCTGTATTATTGCAATCGCTATCACCGCGCAAGCACCGAGCATAAAGGCTTTTCCCTTGCCTTGTGGCATGAAGTGCCAAATGAGAGTGAATAGGATAGAGGTCAAGGAAAATGAGCACAGGAAGGCTAATGTAGGCCATGGATTAGTCGTCCCTATGGCTACGTAACGTCTGTAAACCACAGCATTAGCCACCATGTAGAAGACAAATAGTGTGCCGATTGATACGAGATTGAGGAGGACATTTAAATCAGTGAAAAGAGCAATTGCTGCAGTGAAGATTCctgaaaaagaaatcacaaCACATATTAAAGATGATGTGTTAAAAATTGATCACAACAGGTTAACAAACTCAACCTTGTGAGCAAGTGTCAATGTCACTCAATAAATTCCTAGCACATGTCTCGGATATATCATAGTTTTCTTTACTGGTTTCTTTACAGTTTAGTACTGTATCTTTGAAGCTCGAAAACCCTTATTTTTATATCCATCTTAGTAGAAGTATACATAATCAAATGCTGCTGAAATGTTGCCGCATCTAGCAGTTTCCACTAGATATCAATATGCCTGGCATGTGCTCTCCTCCTAATTCATCCACATCTCCCACTTCTTTTCAGAGACGCATGCCAGTCCCGCCTAATCTGTTTATATAAATTCAGCCATCTTTTGAAAAAGATTTGCTGTCTTCAAGAAAGCTTTTAGTATTTCTTAACTAAACAACAAATCCTACTTCTAGAACTAGTAATTAACTAATTGATGCAAACTACACATCACCAAACACTCAACCAGTCACGTGAACAGGAGAAAAGGGACCAAGAAAGACCAATTTGAAGAATCTAATAGTAAAATGTTCACTCACTTTCTACAAAGCAAAGGCATACCAATTTGGCAAGGTGATGGTCCAGCTCAGAGGGTCCAAAATACAATGAGACAAAGCACGAGTTCCTCGTAAGGGTTTCCTATTAGGGACACTTTTGGACGTACCCTGCCTCAATAATTTACAGGGCATAACATTTGTCCAAGCTTACATGCGCTTGCGCTATCAAACAACCAAATAATGTTAATTTTCAGCATATCTGTACCTTGTACAAAGTGAAGGTTGCGCTCACTAAATTTATATTCTATCTCGTGAACTTAAATTAATCCATCCCACAGGAACCAATAATTCTTCATGCATGGCCTCGCAGCAAATGCATTGCTTGTTGGGTAATGACTACACAATTCCTGCGGggcaaaggaaaaacaaaaaactagcaATTCTAATTCTCTCGACAAGATTAAATCCCTTCCCAGTTACAGGTTACACATGACATCCGAAGGGCCATTCCTATACCATTTCTCTAAAAGCCATATGGTTGTATCTTAGTCTCAGTGGCCTAACTTTGCTGGTTGACTCAGAAACCCACCATCGGGATCTTGACTTGGACCAGGTTTCAAGATATTAACTCGCAAACCAAATCCAACCTTGTCAACTccagttaaaattaaaaaaataagaagaggaGAAAATGCCGTtgtcataaaataattaattcgtACTAGTCTGGAGATTCATAAATGGACTCGATAATTCGATGATCCAGATCCGTTTTCAGGTCAGTTCTAGAATCCGATCTGGTCTTGGTCACAAAAAGAAGGCAAAACGGCTAGTAATTAATGCTCCATTTACTAGGAATGAGAGGCAACAACATTAATCAAGAACATAAATGCATCACGACCTGCAAAACTGAAACGGTTCAAGTAGGCCCCATCACCCAACAACCTATCAAGAACAAATTCCAGAACATCGAGGATAAAGCCAAGACTATCCACGTTACAGAGCACACACAAatatttcattattaaaaacaaaaacaaaaaaagccaTGACAAAACATTTCTTCATGCGTGCAGGtgataattttcaagaaaaaaacaagcaacCACATGATAAAAACACGTACCAAGAAACGCGGAAGCATTAACGGGCGTTGATGTCTTTGGGTGGACCCTGGCAAACCAAGCAGGGACAACATTGGACCGTCCGATAACACACATGTATCTAGCTTGTCCCAGCATTGCAACTAATAATGACGTAAGGATCCCAAAGCTGGCCCCTATCCCTATCACGTTAGACACCCATTTCCAGCCGTCTGATTTCCCTCTAAATGCTGCTGAGAATGGTGCGTCTGCATCAATCTACATGGTCACCACCGCACCCAATAGCAAGAAACTTTCAGTCATTTTCCAAGTAATTTGCAGTggcattaaattaattatcattataattgattgattaattaatcattACCATATCATAAGGGAGGAGCATGGACATGGAAGCGGACATGAGGCAATAGAGAACGGTGACAATTATAACAGAGCCTGAAACTCCGATAGGGATATCCTTAACTGGGTTATGGACTTCTTCAGCTAGAGTAGAAACAGCGTCGTATCCAATATAACTCAGATACACCATTGCTGCTCCATTGAACACACCAGGAGCTCCGAATGGGAAAAACCCAGATGGGTTCTTTGGGTCTGCTGGCTCTGTAAAGTTTTTCCAATCTCCTTTCCAGAATCCCATTAGTATCACAAACCCAATGAACAATATGTGTAAGGCTGTTAACACCATGTTCACCACTGAACTCTCTCTTGTGCTGTCAACCAAGAACAAGCTGGTCATATTTAGCATGCGAAAGCTGGTCTGATCGTGAATACTGTGAATATTATAAGgaaacgatttttttttatggtaccTGTAGCAGATGATGAGAGTAATAGCTAAGACAACAAGGACtgcaaaaatatcaatttcattgAAGCCATCTGGGAGTACATGGACAACAACTCTCCATTTTGATGTGGAAATGCCAATTGCTGAGCCTAGATAGGCAGTGAAGCTTCTAGCAACAGCGGCGTTTGACATGACATAATCCATTATAAGATTTGCACCGGTTAAAAACGCTGCAAACTCACCTGTCAAGAAACAAGGAAAATCCAGTAAGCATTTTTGCCAATTG
This window contains:
- the LOC133696867 gene encoding cationic amino acid transporter 6, chloroplastic-like, which codes for MESSHGSSFSSLNSYIQALAQTPARFARRAGSVSTSYEEMSRVKARSGSDMQRTLRWYDLVGFGIGGMVGAGVFVTTGRASRVCAGPSVIISYAIAGLCALLSAFCYTEFAVDMPVAGGAFSYLRVTFGEFAAFLTGANLIMDYVMSNAAVARSFTAYLGSAIGISTSKWRVVVHVLPDGFNEIDIFAVLVVLAITLIICYSTRESSVVNMVLTALHILFIGFVILMGFWKGDWKNFTEPADPKNPSGFFPFGAPGVFNGAAMVYLSYIGYDAVSTLAEEVHNPVKDIPIGVSGSVIIVTVLYCLMSASMSMLLPYDMIDADAPFSAAFRGKSDGWKWVSNVIGIGASFGILTSLLVAMLGQARYMCVIGRSNVVPAWFARVHPKTSTPVNASAFLGIFTAAIALFTDLNVLLNLVSIGTLFVFYMVANAVVYRRYVAIGTTNPWPTLAFLCSFSLTSILFTLIWHFMPQGKGKAFMLGACAVIAIAIIQLFHCLVPQARKPEFWGVPLMPWIPCVSIFLNIFLLGSLGGPSYVRFVFFSALAVLVYVLYSVHASFDAEAEGSFGQKNGGILKESGESDQDPSFKV
- the LOC133695619 gene encoding pentatricopeptide repeat-containing protein At5g04780, mitochondrial, translated to MNTFRIFCNKKRFSENFIVYRKHFCSLGNATKKPEIITQQDFFFDATKVLKLHPLLQFCAKNREPITGKACHGQVIRLGLETDTLTSNMLMNMYSKCGLIRRACKVFDEIPERSMVSWNIMIGTCVQNGEEEKAIDIFLEMQREGSPCSEFTVSSVVCACAAKGDVFFCRQLHAFAIKAVVDADVFVGTALIDVYAKCGSIEDASCVFEGMPERNDVTWSSIVAGFVQNELYEEGLVLFARGKEMGLENNQFMISSIIRACAGLAALIEGRQVHAIVCRTGFGPNNFVASALVDMYAKCGSIEEAYVVFCNIERKNVVLWNAIISGLAKHACSSEVMNLFEEMQQTGMQPDEVTYVAVLSACVHVGLVDKGRSYFDLMTREHNVSPNVLHYSCMVDILGRGGLVHEAHELMTKMPFAATASMWGSLLASCRIHGNLELAEIAAKNLFEMEPDRGGNYVLLANTYAASKKWEEAAKARKSLKGSEILKERGKSWIEIKDKVHTFMAGERTHPRITDIYLELNNLLEEMTKLVNKAETDFDLHDL